Proteins encoded in a region of the Canis lupus dingo isolate Sandy chromosome 17, ASM325472v2, whole genome shotgun sequence genome:
- the NGF gene encoding beta-nerve growth factor isoform X1 — translation MEASFECHFHQVHSVMSMLFYTLITALLIGIRAEPHPESHVPAGHAIPHAHWTKLQHSLDTALRRARSAPAGAIAARVTGQTRNITVDPKLFKKRRLRSPRVLFSTHPPPVAADAQDLDLEAGSTASVNRTHRSKRSSSHPVFHRGEFSVCDSVSVWVGDKTTATDIKGKEVMVLGEVNINNSVFKQYFFETKCRDPTPVDSGCRGIDSKHWNSYCTTTHTFVKALTMDGKQAAWRFIRIDTACVCVLSRKAGRRA, via the coding sequence GTGCATAGCGTAATGTCCATGTTGTTCTACACTCTGATCACAGCTCTTCTGATCGGCATCCGGGCAGAACCGCATCCAGAGAGCCATGTCCCAGCAGGACACGCCATCCCCCACGCCCACTGGACTAAGCTTCAGCATTCCCTTGACACAGCCCTCCGCAGAGCCCGCAGCGCCCCGGCCGGGGCAATAGCTGCCAGGGTGACAGGGCAGACCCGCAACATCACTGTGGATCCCAAACTCTTTAAAAAGCGGCGACTGCGTTCGCCCCGCGTGCTGTTCAGCACGCACCCCCCACCTGTGGCTGCGGACGCTCAGGACCTGGACCTGGAGGCCGGCAGCACCGCCTCCGTCAACAGGACTCACAGGAGCAAGCGGTCTTCGTCCCACCCTGTCTTCCACCGGGGGGAGTTCTCGGTGTGCGACAGCGTCAGCGTGTGGGTGGGCGACAAGACCACAGCCACCGACATCAAGGGCAAGGAGGTGATGGTGCTGGGAGAGGTGAACATTAACAACAGTGTGTTCAAACAGTACTTCTTTGAGACCAAGTGCCGGGACCCCACCCCCGTGGACAGCGGGTGCAGGGGCATCGACTCCAAGCACTGGAACTCCTACTGCACCACCACCCACACCTTCGTCAAGGCGCTGACCATGGACGGCAAGCAGGCTGCCTGGCGGTTCATCCGGATCGACACGGCCTGCGTGTGCGTGCTCAGCAGGAAGGCCGGGAGACGAGCCTGA
- the NGF gene encoding beta-nerve growth factor isoform X2, which yields MSMLFYTLITALLIGIRAEPHPESHVPAGHAIPHAHWTKLQHSLDTALRRARSAPAGAIAARVTGQTRNITVDPKLFKKRRLRSPRVLFSTHPPPVAADAQDLDLEAGSTASVNRTHRSKRSSSHPVFHRGEFSVCDSVSVWVGDKTTATDIKGKEVMVLGEVNINNSVFKQYFFETKCRDPTPVDSGCRGIDSKHWNSYCTTTHTFVKALTMDGKQAAWRFIRIDTACVCVLSRKAGRRA from the coding sequence ATGTCCATGTTGTTCTACACTCTGATCACAGCTCTTCTGATCGGCATCCGGGCAGAACCGCATCCAGAGAGCCATGTCCCAGCAGGACACGCCATCCCCCACGCCCACTGGACTAAGCTTCAGCATTCCCTTGACACAGCCCTCCGCAGAGCCCGCAGCGCCCCGGCCGGGGCAATAGCTGCCAGGGTGACAGGGCAGACCCGCAACATCACTGTGGATCCCAAACTCTTTAAAAAGCGGCGACTGCGTTCGCCCCGCGTGCTGTTCAGCACGCACCCCCCACCTGTGGCTGCGGACGCTCAGGACCTGGACCTGGAGGCCGGCAGCACCGCCTCCGTCAACAGGACTCACAGGAGCAAGCGGTCTTCGTCCCACCCTGTCTTCCACCGGGGGGAGTTCTCGGTGTGCGACAGCGTCAGCGTGTGGGTGGGCGACAAGACCACAGCCACCGACATCAAGGGCAAGGAGGTGATGGTGCTGGGAGAGGTGAACATTAACAACAGTGTGTTCAAACAGTACTTCTTTGAGACCAAGTGCCGGGACCCCACCCCCGTGGACAGCGGGTGCAGGGGCATCGACTCCAAGCACTGGAACTCCTACTGCACCACCACCCACACCTTCGTCAAGGCGCTGACCATGGACGGCAAGCAGGCTGCCTGGCGGTTCATCCGGATCGACACGGCCTGCGTGTGCGTGCTCAGCAGGAAGGCCGGGAGACGAGCCTGA